The DNA segment CTTTCGATCGCTGCGGTTGCCGTTGTCACGCTGGACGATGATGACCGCCTTGGCCACTTCAATCGCTTGCTCTGGAGTCACAAATGCCATGCGTTTGGCGAGTGCTGGGAAAGTCTTCTTGGCACTTGGTGTACGTCCCATGCCGCCGCCGACGGAGACGTTGTACCCCGTGATTTCGCCATCACGAACCACGGCCAAGAACCCAAGGTCTTGCGTGTAGATGTCGATGCAGTTGTCTTCCGGCAGGGCGATGCCGATCTTGAACTTCCGTGGCAGATAAGTCGGACCGTACAACGGCTCGTCGATGACAGGAGCGCTGGACGCATCGGGTTCACCACCACCGGCCAAGGTCTTCTCGCCGGTTTCGGGGTCCGTCAGCCATAGCTCGTGATAGGCCGGCGTTTGCGGCGCGAGAGCTTCGGTCAAATCGTCCGTGAACACGTTGAGCTGGTCATGGATTCCGCCGACCCGTTTCGCGGGGCAGCACATGATGTTTCGGTTCACATCGCCGCAAGCTGCCAGCGTGGAGAGCTCCACTTCGTTGATGCGGCGGATCGTCTCACGCAGATCGCCTTTCAAAATCCCGTGCAGTTGCAGCGTTTGGCGCGTGGTGATCTTCAGCGTGGAATCACCCAGTTCGTCACACATATCCAGGTGAGCGACCAATTGATCGGAGCTCAAACGCCCACCGGGGATCCGGCAACGGATCATCATCGAGTAAGCTTTGCCACCGCCGGCTTTTTTCAGCTCGGCTCGCTTGTCTCGGTCGTCCTGTTGATACGTGCCGTGGAATTTCAACAGTTGGATGTTGGAATTGTCAAAGTGATCCACCGGATCGGCCAGCTCGGAATCGATCGAGCCCTTCAGGAAACGACTTTCTTGCTTGATCTTTTCGACCGGGCTGAGCTTGATAGGCTTCGCAGGCGCGGGGGTCGGTGCGGCATTCGTTTCGGAAGTGTCGGTAGACATCGAGTCAAAAATCCTGTGTGATTTGCGTCGGCCAGAAGACCGAAGGTTCGTACCCGGGTCTTTATACCGACAATTCCAATTTTTCACCACGTCGACCTCTCGTCGACTTACGCCAATTCAAGGCTCGGGGATGCCCGCAACGCGACTGGACGGCAAGAAAATTGCCGCGGAAATTCGCAGCGAAGTCGCTGCTGACGTCGAAACGTTTGTTTCAGGCGGGAATCCACCACCCCAATTGGCCGCCGTCTTGGTTGGCGAAGATCCCGCCAGCCAGGTGTACGTACGAAACAAAGAGCGAGCCTGTGCGAAGGCGGGCATCGCCAGTCGTCTGGACCGAATGCCCGCGTCGACCACCCAAGCAGAATTGCTGGCCAAAGTGGCTGAATTGAACGCTGATCCTGCCGTCAGCGGCATTTTGGTTCAATTGCCTTTGCCATCCAAAGCCAACGGCGGCACGGGAATCGATGAGCGAGCCGTGTTGGACGCGATCGATCCAATCAAGGATGTCGACGCGTTTTCACCCGTCAACGTCGGATTGCTCATGCAAGGCCGGCCGCGATTTCTTCCCTGCACCCCGCACGGAATTGTCCAATTGCTGCATCGCACTGGAATTGAAACCAACGGGAAACACGTCGTCGTGGTTGGCCGCAGCGACATCGTCGGAAAACCGATGGCAATGATGCTGGCTCAAAAAGACAGCACCTGTGGCCCCGCTGTCGCCAATGCGACGGTGACCATCGCACACAGCCGCACCAAAAACCTGACCGAGACCTGTCGCCAAGCGGACATTTTGATCGCGGCGGTGGGACGCCCGGAGATGATCACCGCGGAAATGATTCAGCCCGGTGCCGTCGTCATCGATGTCGGGATCAACCGCGTCGATGACAAACTGGTTGGCGACGTCGCATTCGCGGAAGCGGAAGCCGTCGCTTCGGCAATCACGCCGGTTCCCGGTGGAGTCGGACCGCTGACAATCGCGATGTTGCTGCACAACACTTTGATGGCCGCGAAAATGCAGGCTGGGAAAGAGTAGCGAACCGGGATGGGCGAGGTGGACAGCGTTTTGTGTCCATCGTGCTTTGGCTCGCAGAACCAAGGCACCGGTTCGCCCGAAGGAAAACCTAGCTCGCAGTGGACTCGGTGGGGGACCACCGAGCTACAGGTTTTCAGTCAGCACGTTCGGCTGACTAGCGAGTGGAGGTGAGCGACTCGCCGGGTGTGACGATCGACTCGTGAAACATCTGCAGCTCTTTCTCGAGTTGCTGATTGCTTCGATAAAGCTTCACCAAACGCTGGCGAGTCTCTTTCAATTCGCTGGCCAAACGTTCGTTGTACACTTCCAATGATTTGCGTTCGACTTCGGTCTGCTCGAAGTCCTGCTCCAACATCAGCTTCTCACCTTGACCTGCCGCGGTCATTTTCACGGTCGCATCAATCGCCCGCTGAAGCACTTCGTTCTCGTAGGTCAATTCCTGAGTCCGTGTGCTCAGTTCCGCCAAACGCAAACGAATGCGTCGCAGGACAAACCGATAATCGTTGAGTGGTCGAATGTAATAGGTGTCGATCAGGCGAGCGACGTCCAAGTCGATCAACTCATCAGCAGCTTCTTCTTGAACGATCAACAAATCATCTTTGGCGAATTTGACTTTGCCGGAATCACCGTGCTGCAAACGGCTGTCCACCGCTCGCCCGCTGCCATCGAAGAACCCTCCGTCGAGAGCACCGCGTTGGTCGGGACTGTCGACGGTGATTTCATGATTCTTCGTGAATTCAATTTTGACCCACTTGCTCAGTGGCTCGTCATCCGGAAGCGAACGTGTTCCATCGCGTAGGTACTCCGCTCGCGACTGGGCCG comes from the Rhodopirellula bahusiensis genome and includes:
- a CDS encoding NADPH-dependent assimilatory sulfite reductase hemoprotein subunit, translated to MSTDTSETNAAPTPAPAKPIKLSPVEKIKQESRFLKGSIDSELADPVDHFDNSNIQLLKFHGTYQQDDRDKRAELKKAGGGKAYSMMIRCRIPGGRLSSDQLVAHLDMCDELGDSTLKITTRQTLQLHGILKGDLRETIRRINEVELSTLAACGDVNRNIMCCPAKRVGGIHDQLNVFTDDLTEALAPQTPAYHELWLTDPETGEKTLAGGGEPDASSAPVIDEPLYGPTYLPRKFKIGIALPEDNCIDIYTQDLGFLAVVRDGEITGYNVSVGGGMGRTPSAKKTFPALAKRMAFVTPEQAIEVAKAVIIVQRDNGNRSDRKVARLKYLIADWGVEKFRAEVEKVFGGPLADCTEEDVYEFDDHMGWQEQGDGKLSYGLNIENGRLYDNEDTQVKAAIRAVCARFNREIRLTSHQSMIFCDIDPSEKEELIEILKSHGLRTTEETSTVRRWSIACVALPTCGLAITESERRLPSIIDSIEEPLAKLGLSNERFTIRMTGCPNGCARPYNADLALVGRAVGKYTLFAGGGWLGNRLAYIYKDQVPDSDVTAELTGIFAAFKANREEGESLGTFCDRVGAEKLAELAEAAPLPA
- the folD gene encoding bifunctional methylenetetrahydrofolate dehydrogenase/methenyltetrahydrofolate cyclohydrolase FolD; amino-acid sequence: MPATRLDGKKIAAEIRSEVAADVETFVSGGNPPPQLAAVLVGEDPASQVYVRNKERACAKAGIASRLDRMPASTTQAELLAKVAELNADPAVSGILVQLPLPSKANGGTGIDERAVLDAIDPIKDVDAFSPVNVGLLMQGRPRFLPCTPHGIVQLLHRTGIETNGKHVVVVGRSDIVGKPMAMMLAQKDSTCGPAVANATVTIAHSRTKNLTETCRQADILIAAVGRPEMITAEMIQPGAVVIDVGINRVDDKLVGDVAFAEAEAVASAITPVPGGVGPLTIAMLLHNTLMAAKMQAGKE